The proteins below come from a single Juglans regia cultivar Chandler chromosome 12, Walnut 2.0, whole genome shotgun sequence genomic window:
- the LOC109001443 gene encoding NAC domain-containing protein 62-like, whose translation MESIVGFRFHPTDEELVDHYLRLKRLGKDSEVRAIAEVDICKWEPYDLPKLSVIKSDDQEWFFFCRRELKYSSSHRTNRATKSGYWKATGNDRKIKAKRTNKVIGKKKTLVFHIGRVPNGVGTDWVIHEYHSTSTHPHQKDFVLCRLMKKHDEKTDVSTCDEVEASSYPASDFESRAPNDSIFEVHFESQAPNDSIFELEADLEPFFQPTFQQEVFDFEEFTVSNTQGSPFIDPLSPNSRNNELNWMQFQSDRDEQEEDTEFLNSLIVDQDENSQEEIRHFRDIREPESLQKVYLYAGGPSSDTDTDNAQSPCDRLMGTSSLFNEHVSPQEVRHQALKLQSGTVSSSSANHDQYRSRGSSFHHDDLMNILRPSINCLSRVRPKSPAKVRTSTPQHQHRLRQSAGQRVAHRRVQLQYNNSHRIVSHDKAKDASRDSITTSLPQKETSIMDSDKEQKMAQCTNTKKSLKSTTLDSAGSDRKGYFIFVEASQQSHVSSPPLVYLAKLLFGLFLFLVFIREVVVYGM comes from the exons ATGGAATCAATTGTGGGATTCAGATTCCACCCAACAGATGAAGAGCTCGTCGACCATTATCTCAGGCTCAAAAGGCTCGGTAAGGATTCCGAAGTCCGTGCCATTGCTGAAGTCGATATCTGCAAGTGGGAGCCTTACGACTTACCCA AGCTTTCGGTGATCAAGTCAGATGACCAAGAATGGTTCTTTTTCTGTCGCCGAGAATTGAAGTACTCGAGCAGTCACCGGACGAACAGGGCGACCAAATCCGGGTATTGGAAAGCCACCGGTAACGATAGGAAAATCAAGGCCAAACGCACCAACAAGGTGATTGGTAAAAAGAAGACTTTGGTGTTCCATATAGGTCGTGTGCCTAATGGGGTTGGGACCGACTGGGTTATTCACGAGTATCACTCAACTAGCACTCATCCTCACCAG AAGGACTTTGTTCTCTGTCGCTTAATGAAAAAGCATGATGAGAAGACTGATGTCTCAACTTGTGATGAAGTTGAAGCAAGCAGCTATCCTGCATCTGATTTTGAAAGTCGAGCTCCAAATGATTCTATTTTTGAGGTTCATTTTGAAAGTCAAGCTCCAAATGATTCAATTTTTGAG CTAGAAGCAGACCTGGAACCATTCTTTCAGCCAACTTTTCAGCAAGAGGTTTTTGACTTTGAAGAGTTTACAGTATCCAATACACAAGGATCCCCTTTCATCGATCCTCTATCTCCCAACAGCCGTAACAATGAATTGAATTGGATGCAATTTCAGTCTGACAGAGATGAACAGGAAGAGGATACAGAGTTCTTGAATTCACTTATTGTTGACCAGGATGAAAACTCCCAGGAAGAAATAAGGCACTTCCGTGACATCAGGGAACCGGAGTCATTACAAAAGGTGTACTTATATGCTGGTGGACCAAGCAGTGACACAGACACTGACAATGCCCAATCACCG TGTGACCGTTTGATGGGAACTTCAAGCTTGTTTAATGAGCACGTTAGTCCGCAAGAAGTCCGGCATCAAGCGTTAAAACTGCAATCTGGAACAGTAAGTTCGTCCTCAGCTAACCATGACCAGTATAGAAGCAGAGGAAGCAGCTTTCATCATGATGATCTCATGAACATACTTCGTCCTTCAATCAATTGCCTTTCGAGAGTCAGGCCAAAATCTCCTGCAAAAGTACGAACCTCCACACCTCAACATCAGCATAGATTGCGCCAGTCTGCAGGACAAAGAGTTGCACATAGAAGAGTCCAATTGCAGTATAACAATTCGCACAGAATAGTATCCCATGACAAG GCCAAAGATGCTTCAAGAGACAGTATTACAACTAGTCTGCCTCAGAAGGAAACATCCATTATGGACTCTGACAAAGAGCAGAAAATGGCTCAATGCACCAATACAAAGAAGAGTCTCAAGTCAACGACATTGGATTCAGCTGGGAGTGATCGGAAGGGTTATTTCATTTTCGTAGAGGCATCTCAGCAAAGCCATGTATCTAGTCCACCCTTGGTATATCTGGCCAAACTActgtttggtttatttttattcctGGTTTTTATTCGGGAGGTGGTGGTGTATGGGATGTGA